The Psychrosphaera ytuae genome includes a region encoding these proteins:
- the ahpF gene encoding alkyl hydroperoxide reductase subunit F, translating to MLSNDILAALKSYTEDMTNRVNLVLQTGEHPKRAELVEFLSQICSVSDQLTLEERDESEMLRSPITFGLEVDGQFNGIVFSGIPSGHEFNSLILAILQSAGTELKLDKQLMRLIQGIDKPIKFEVFISLSCHNCPDVVQALNQFALLNDNITTEMIDGGLFQDLIESRNIQGVPSVYLNGEVFANGKIDTAQLVDKLITKFPVTVEASEEDALPLQDVTVIGGGPAGVAAAIYSARKGLKVTMVADRIGGQVKDTVDIENLISVNKTTGTELTNNMIAHMNDYEITRKEHLRVAKIEKSQDSANKIKKVHLSSGEIIETKTLIIATGAKWRELGVPGEKENIGNGVAYCPHCDGPFFKGKDVAVIGGGNSGVEAALDLAGMVKHVTVFEFLPELKADQVLVDKLYERSNVTVIKNAATSEIVATNGKVSSIKYVDRATNETLEKELSGVFVQIGLLPNSDFIDGVVERTQFGEIIIDEKGQTSEPGIFACGDVTTVPYKQIVISMGEGAKASLSAFDYLIRNGL from the coding sequence ATGTTAAGCAATGACATTTTAGCGGCATTAAAATCATATACAGAAGATATGACTAACCGTGTGAATTTAGTGCTACAGACAGGTGAGCACCCAAAAAGAGCGGAGTTAGTCGAGTTTTTATCGCAGATTTGTTCAGTTTCGGATCAGTTGACGCTAGAAGAGCGTGACGAGTCGGAAATGTTGAGAAGCCCAATTACGTTTGGGTTAGAAGTTGATGGCCAATTTAATGGTATTGTATTTTCAGGCATTCCGAGTGGTCACGAATTTAACTCACTGATTTTGGCGATTTTGCAATCTGCTGGAACAGAGCTTAAGTTAGACAAGCAGCTGATGCGCTTGATTCAAGGTATCGACAAGCCGATTAAATTCGAAGTATTTATCAGCTTAAGTTGTCACAACTGCCCTGATGTAGTCCAGGCTCTCAACCAGTTTGCGTTATTAAATGACAATATCACTACAGAAATGATCGACGGTGGTTTGTTCCAAGACTTGATTGAATCAAGAAACATCCAAGGCGTACCAAGCGTTTATCTTAACGGTGAAGTGTTTGCCAACGGTAAAATTGATACGGCACAGCTGGTTGATAAACTGATCACCAAGTTTCCTGTGACGGTAGAGGCCAGTGAAGAAGATGCGCTACCATTACAAGACGTAACGGTCATTGGTGGTGGTCCGGCAGGTGTCGCTGCAGCAATTTACAGCGCTCGTAAGGGCCTTAAAGTCACTATGGTTGCTGACAGAATTGGTGGACAGGTCAAAGATACTGTCGATATCGAAAACCTGATTTCGGTGAACAAAACGACAGGTACCGAGCTAACCAACAACATGATTGCTCACATGAACGATTATGAGATAACACGTAAAGAGCACTTACGTGTTGCCAAAATCGAGAAGAGCCAAGACAGCGCCAACAAGATTAAAAAGGTGCACTTGAGCTCAGGTGAGATTATTGAGACCAAGACCTTAATCATCGCAACAGGTGCAAAGTGGCGTGAGCTGGGTGTTCCTGGTGAAAAAGAAAACATAGGTAACGGCGTAGCTTACTGTCCACACTGTGATGGCCCATTCTTTAAAGGTAAAGATGTTGCGGTTATCGGTGGCGGTAACTCGGGTGTTGAAGCTGCACTGGATTTAGCGGGTATGGTTAAACATGTAACAGTGTTTGAGTTTTTACCAGAACTTAAAGCGGACCAAGTGTTAGTCGATAAGTTGTACGAGCGCAGCAACGTAACCGTGATAAAAAACGCGGCAACCTCAGAAATCGTCGCAACAAACGGTAAAGTTAGCAGCATTAAATACGTAGACCGTGCTACAAACGAAACACTAGAAAAAGAATTGTCAGGTGTGTTTGTTCAAATTGGTTTGTTACCTAACAGTGACTTTATCGATGGCGTAGTAGAGCGTACACAATTTGGTGAAATCATTATCGATGAAAAAGGCCAAACGTCAGAACCAGGCATCTTTGCTTGTGGTGACGTAACAACAGTACCTTACAAGCAAATCGTAATTTCGATGGGCGAAGGTGCCAAAGCGTCACTATCGGCATTCGATTACCTGATTCGAAACGGCCTATAA
- a CDS encoding trypsin-like peptidase domain-containing protein — MIGKIKFVLNAVAYGLAAALVIILLSPDLRNKLGLNTLTENVIRPQAMSFSYAVKEAAPAVVNIYSVASMRPGTNTPEVFDDLGSGVIMTSNGHILTNYHVVDRAESILVDLQDGRQFNAEVIGLDKVTDLALLKIDAVNLPTIPQQADLEPQVGDIVLAIGNPLNFGQTITQGIISATSKKRPGSSYVDFIQMDAAINIGNSGGALVNSQGKLVGINTAAQGSLGVQGIFFAIPYKLAKSVMDKLMAYGEVTRGYLGISGEQINQYGQPVRTQIEPVAGVLITEVDPFGPGWAGGLRRGDIVLALNGKQVVSIMHMSAMVENMEPGTQITLDVSRNKRVQQFTVTIGKLGEE; from the coding sequence GTGATCGGTAAAATAAAGTTTGTGTTAAATGCTGTTGCATATGGTTTAGCAGCCGCATTAGTGATCATTTTATTAAGCCCCGATCTTCGCAACAAACTAGGCCTTAACACCCTCACAGAAAATGTCATTCGTCCACAAGCCATGTCATTTTCTTATGCCGTAAAAGAAGCCGCGCCAGCTGTGGTAAATATTTACTCAGTTGCATCTATGCGACCTGGCACTAATACCCCAGAAGTATTTGATGATCTAGGCTCTGGTGTGATTATGACCAGTAATGGTCACATTTTAACGAATTACCACGTTGTTGACCGCGCTGAATCGATTTTGGTGGATTTACAAGATGGCCGCCAATTTAATGCTGAAGTTATCGGCTTAGACAAGGTAACAGACCTGGCGTTATTAAAAATAGACGCGGTCAATTTACCCACTATTCCACAACAGGCAGATTTAGAACCACAAGTCGGTGACATAGTGCTTGCCATTGGTAACCCTTTAAACTTTGGCCAAACCATTACGCAAGGGATCATCAGTGCCACCAGCAAAAAGCGCCCAGGATCGTCTTATGTCGACTTTATTCAGATGGACGCAGCAATCAATATTGGTAACTCAGGCGGCGCATTGGTTAATTCTCAAGGCAAGCTAGTCGGAATCAATACCGCAGCTCAAGGTTCGTTAGGCGTACAAGGGATTTTCTTTGCCATTCCTTATAAATTAGCCAAATCCGTCATGGATAAACTCATGGCTTACGGCGAAGTAACCCGTGGTTATTTAGGTATCAGCGGCGAACAGATCAATCAATACGGACAACCAGTCCGAACCCAAATAGAGCCAGTTGCAGGCGTACTTATTACTGAAGTTGATCCATTTGGCCCCGGCTGGGCAGGTGGCTTACGCCGTGGAGACATAGTATTAGCACTCAATGGCAAACAAGTTGTCAGTATCATGCACATGTCAGCCATGGTCGAAAATATGGAACCAGGCACACAAATCACCTTGGACGTATCGCGCAACAAACGCGTTCAGCAATTTACTGTGACAATAGGAAAGTTAGGCGAAGAATAA
- a CDS encoding DegQ family serine endoprotease — MAVLVKSNVLKLTAVAAMFASALSLSAPAQAAFPFSMLKDEVPSLAPMVEQVTPAVVNISVAGSKEVRAGMDPFQYFFGNRRGPQVQERPFKGLGSGVIIDKDKGYIVTNNHVIDDADEIIVTLKDGRQFEAKKIGSDAESDVALLKIEPKNLTEVKIANSDKLRVGDFVVAIGNPFGLGQTVTSGIVSAKGRSGLANQSLEDYIQTDAAINSGNSGGALVNLKGELVGINTAIIAPSGGNVGIGFAIPSVMMQNLVDQLIEFGEVKRGVLGITGRDLDAEIAKSFDLDIAQGAFVLQVMEDSSADKGGLESGDVITHVDGVKIRSFNELRSKVSTKGAGSELELTVERKGKTIKLDVVLGAADKPAVTAGTIHPSLKGATFASGQTNKGAEGVEVTEVEERSPAAMLGLETNDVIVGVNRTRITSVGELRDALENAKGVMALNVVRGNSSLYILIR; from the coding sequence ATGGCAGTTTTGGTTAAATCTAATGTTTTAAAATTAACGGCAGTGGCGGCGATGTTCGCGTCTGCACTGTCGTTGTCCGCACCCGCTCAGGCGGCATTCCCGTTCTCTATGCTCAAAGATGAAGTTCCTTCTTTGGCGCCTATGGTTGAACAAGTCACGCCTGCCGTCGTCAATATTTCGGTTGCCGGTAGCAAAGAAGTCCGTGCCGGTATGGACCCATTTCAATACTTCTTTGGTAATCGACGCGGCCCACAAGTTCAAGAGCGACCGTTTAAAGGGTTAGGCTCTGGTGTCATCATCGACAAAGACAAAGGCTACATCGTCACCAACAACCACGTTATCGACGATGCAGATGAAATCATCGTCACTTTAAAAGACGGCCGTCAGTTCGAAGCCAAAAAAATCGGTAGCGATGCCGAAAGTGACGTTGCTCTGTTAAAAATCGAACCGAAAAACCTGACAGAAGTAAAAATTGCAAATTCAGACAAACTACGAGTTGGTGATTTTGTTGTGGCCATAGGTAATCCTTTTGGTCTGGGCCAAACAGTAACGTCGGGTATTGTCAGTGCCAAAGGCCGCAGTGGTCTGGCTAATCAATCCCTTGAAGATTACATTCAAACTGATGCCGCGATTAACAGCGGTAACTCAGGCGGTGCTTTGGTTAACTTAAAAGGCGAACTGGTCGGCATCAACACTGCCATTATTGCCCCAAGCGGCGGTAACGTAGGTATTGGGTTTGCAATCCCTTCTGTGATGATGCAGAACTTGGTCGATCAACTCATCGAGTTTGGTGAAGTTAAGCGCGGTGTGTTGGGTATTACAGGTCGTGACCTCGACGCCGAAATTGCCAAGTCATTTGACTTAGACATCGCACAAGGTGCATTTGTATTGCAGGTAATGGAAGACTCATCGGCGGATAAAGGTGGCTTAGAATCGGGGGATGTTATTACCCACGTAGACGGCGTAAAAATCCGCTCGTTTAACGAACTTCGCAGTAAAGTCAGCACCAAAGGCGCAGGAAGCGAACTTGAGTTAACGGTTGAGCGCAAAGGCAAAACGATTAAGCTCGATGTTGTTCTTGGCGCTGCAGATAAGCCAGCTGTCACAGCGGGAACGATTCATCCATCACTCAAAGGTGCAACCTTTGCTTCAGGCCAAACCAATAAAGGTGCCGAGGGTGTTGAAGTGACGGAAGTAGAAGAGCGTTCTCCAGCAGCAATGCTAGGGCTTGAAACCAACGACGTCATTGTCGGCGTGAACCGAACTCGCATCACCAGTGTCGGTGAATTAAGAGATGCCCTCGAAAACGCCAAAGGCGTCATGGCACTAAATGTCGTACGCGGTAATAGCTCACTGTATATTTTGATACGTTAA
- a CDS encoding ZapG family protein, which produces MEFINAFIIFLVGIIVGIAIVIARNKFFQNSSSTKEQLAQCQQEQALLKQEWQDQLANYKTLASQLEGITNAINNNIADAEHLMQKAESAPAFPFFSEEATEFLKTNPQQPRKKSETENQPLDYSATASGVFKGVAPEKDVEKAKP; this is translated from the coding sequence ATGGAATTTATCAACGCATTCATTATTTTTCTTGTAGGTATTATCGTTGGCATCGCAATTGTCATTGCGCGTAATAAGTTTTTTCAAAATTCATCTTCCACCAAAGAGCAACTTGCTCAATGTCAGCAAGAGCAGGCATTGCTCAAGCAAGAGTGGCAAGATCAGCTGGCTAACTACAAAACCCTAGCGAGCCAACTAGAGGGTATTACTAATGCCATTAACAATAACATTGCCGATGCTGAGCACTTAATGCAAAAAGCAGAGAGCGCACCGGCATTTCCGTTTTTCTCAGAAGAAGCAACTGAGTTTTTAAAAACGAACCCTCAACAGCCGCGAAAGAAATCGGAAACCGAAAACCAACCGTTAGATTATTCAGCGACCGCCTCTGGTGTATTTAAAGGCGTAGCCCCAGAAAAAGACGTTGAAAAAGCCAAACCTTAA